A window of the Flavobacterium sangjuense genome harbors these coding sequences:
- a CDS encoding M23 family metallopeptidase, which produces MAKKVKYYFDTESLAYRKIKPKLSKKLGFIGLFLLASSLFGFLCFVALLNSSYLETPKDRLQAREIETMKLRYSILNKKMDEIANVLDDVADRDNNIYRAYFNTSPIPNEQRKAGFGGVNRYKELEGFNNSELIIKTSKRVDVISKELAIQSKSLDEILKLAKEKNKLLAAIPAIQPLKNEQLKRIASGFGYRSDPFTKVRKMHEGMDFTASTGTPIFATGDGVVKAADNSKSGYGNHIEINHGFGYLTLYGHLSKYKCRAGQRIKRGDIIGYVGSTGRSEAPHLHYEVHKDGKVVNPINFYYGNISAAEYTAISKLANQENQSLD; this is translated from the coding sequence ATGGCGAAGAAAGTAAAGTATTATTTCGATACCGAAAGTTTGGCTTACCGCAAAATAAAACCGAAACTGTCTAAAAAGCTCGGATTTATTGGTTTGTTTTTACTCGCTTCTTCTCTTTTTGGCTTTTTATGTTTTGTGGCCTTATTGAATTCCTCTTATTTAGAAACTCCAAAAGACAGATTGCAGGCGCGTGAAATTGAAACAATGAAGCTGCGTTATTCCATATTGAATAAAAAAATGGATGAAATTGCCAATGTTTTGGACGATGTTGCCGACAGGGATAATAATATTTACCGTGCCTATTTTAATACATCTCCCATTCCGAATGAACAGCGCAAAGCCGGTTTTGGTGGTGTAAACCGATACAAAGAATTGGAAGGATTTAACAATTCCGAGTTGATTATCAAAACCTCAAAACGTGTTGATGTTATTTCGAAGGAATTAGCGATTCAATCCAAATCGTTAGACGAGATTTTGAAATTGGCCAAAGAAAAAAATAAATTACTTGCCGCTATTCCTGCAATACAACCTTTGAAAAATGAACAATTAAAACGTATTGCTTCCGGTTTTGGTTATAGAAGTGATCCGTTTACGAAAGTGAGGAAAATGCACGAAGGCATGGATTTTACGGCAAGTACCGGAACGCCAATTTTTGCTACCGGTGATGGTGTCGTTAAGGCTGCAGACAACTCAAAATCAGGTTATGGCAATCATATTGAAATCAATCACGGTTTTGGTTATTTAACCTTGTATGGTCATTTAAGCAAATACAAATGCCGCGCCGGGCAACGAATAAAACGTGGCGATATTATTGGTTATGTAGGAAGCACCGGAAGAAGCGAAGCACCACATTTGCACTATGAAGTTCATAAAGACGGCAAAGTGGTAAACCCAATAAATTTTTATTACGGAAATATATCGGCAGCAGAATATACTGCCATTTCAAAACTAGCTAACCAAGAAAATCAATCACTAGACTAA
- a CDS encoding MerR family transcriptional regulator, which translates to MHIELNPDKRYYSIGEVSKAFNVNTSLIRFWDKEFDILKPKKNAKGNRMFTPEDVKNLQLIYHLVKERGFTLDGAKTHLKEGQKKTLDKYEIISKLETVKAQLVNIKNQL; encoded by the coding sequence ATGCATATAGAACTAAATCCAGACAAAAGATATTATAGCATTGGAGAAGTTTCCAAAGCTTTTAATGTAAACACTTCACTGATACGTTTTTGGGACAAAGAATTCGACATACTGAAACCAAAGAAAAATGCGAAAGGCAACCGAATGTTCACACCCGAAGACGTGAAGAACTTACAACTGATTTATCATTTGGTTAAAGAGCGTGGCTTTACACTTGACGGTGCTAAAACGCATTTGAAAGAAGGCCAAAAGAAAACGCTGGACAAGTACGAAATCATCAGCAAACTGGAAACGGTGAAAGCACAATTAGTAAATATTAAAAATCAATTATAA
- a CDS encoding LemA family protein: MNFRKFLPWIIAVVVIFGIYSYVKGINNTAVTLGQSVEQSWGDVQTSYQRRNDLIGNLVNTVKGYAEHEKTTLTAVIEARAKATAVTVDPTNITPEQLAAFNSAQSGVSSSLSRLLVSVEQYPNLKADASFLKLQDELASTENQILTARTRFNEAVKPYNTHIKTFPNSLFAGMFGFKEKAYFQSVAGAEKPVEVKF; encoded by the coding sequence ATGAACTTTAGAAAATTTTTACCTTGGATTATCGCAGTAGTTGTAATATTTGGAATATACAGCTATGTAAAGGGAATTAATAACACGGCAGTGACATTAGGACAATCCGTAGAGCAATCTTGGGGTGATGTTCAAACTTCTTATCAAAGAAGAAATGATTTGATTGGCAACTTGGTTAATACGGTAAAAGGCTATGCAGAACACGAAAAAACTACTTTAACTGCGGTTATTGAAGCGCGTGCCAAAGCAACTGCTGTAACGGTTGACCCAACCAATATTACGCCTGAACAATTGGCTGCGTTTAATTCGGCACAATCTGGGGTTTCTTCTTCTCTATCAAGATTATTGGTAAGTGTTGAACAATATCCAAACTTAAAGGCAGATGCAAGCTTCCTGAAATTACAAGACGAATTAGCAAGTACAGAAAACCAAATTTTAACGGCCAGAACTCGTTTTAACGAAGCGGTTAAACCATACAATACTCATATCAAAACGTTCCCAAATTCTTTATTTGCAGGAATGTTTGGCTTCAAAGAAAAAGCCTATTTCCAATCGGTTGCCGGTGCTGAAAAGCCTGTTGAAGTAAAATTCTAA
- a CDS encoding TPM domain-containing protein, with amino-acid sequence MSKVEEFLTKAEEQEIVEAIGKAEKNTSGEIRVHIEKETSIAAIDRAMEVFRTLNMENTKERNGVIIYVAVKSHQFAIYGDKGINEKVAADFWNCTRDAMQNHFKNGNFKQGLIDGILNAGEQLKKHFPYADGDTDELSNEISIGE; translated from the coding sequence ATGTCTAAAGTAGAAGAGTTTTTAACGAAAGCCGAAGAACAGGAAATTGTTGAAGCTATTGGCAAAGCCGAAAAAAATACTTCCGGAGAAATCAGGGTACATATAGAAAAAGAAACTTCCATAGCTGCTATTGACAGGGCTATGGAAGTATTCCGTACGCTTAACATGGAAAATACAAAAGAGCGCAACGGTGTTATCATCTATGTTGCCGTAAAAAGTCACCAATTTGCCATTTATGGCGATAAAGGAATCAACGAAAAAGTAGCCGCCGATTTTTGGAATTGCACTAGAGACGCTATGCAAAATCATTTCAAAAATGGAAATTTCAAGCAAGGTCTAATTGATGGAATTCTGAATGCCGGAGAGCAGCTTAAGAAACATTTTCCTTATGCTGATGGTGATACTGATGAATTGTCAAACGAAATATCTATAGGAGAATGA
- a CDS encoding TPM domain-containing protein — MMEITNYELRPERKARIVWSVVEKITNSIGALKILLLVVTLFSILPTFGQYTIPEKPSFQTSVYDYANVLSASEKSQLEEKLIRYSDSTTTQIVVITIESLKGEDIGILTPKWGHTWGIGGTEKNDNGVIILLAKAERKIWISAGYGLEDRLTAGIGGEITRNIIIPEFKAGSYYNGLDKGTDALFDVFKGKYKGERKQSKKDGGFPILPIIIIIIVIIIIISKSKNNGGNSGSSGGGMSLTDIILLSSLGRSSGGGFGGGGGSFGGGGGGGFGGGFGGGGFSGGGSGGSW, encoded by the coding sequence ATGATGGAAATTACGAATTACGAATTACGACCCGAGCGCAAAGCGCGAATTGTTTGGAGCGTAGTGGAAAAAATTACGAATTCCATAGGTGCTTTAAAAATCCTATTGTTAGTAGTTACCTTATTTAGTATTTTGCCAACTTTTGGGCAATACACTATTCCCGAAAAACCTTCGTTCCAGACTTCGGTTTATGATTATGCGAATGTACTTAGTGCTTCTGAAAAGTCGCAATTAGAAGAAAAACTGATTAGGTATTCCGATTCGACTACTACCCAAATTGTTGTCATTACCATAGAAAGTTTAAAAGGCGAAGACATTGGAATCCTTACGCCAAAATGGGGACACACCTGGGGAATTGGCGGAACCGAGAAAAACGACAATGGAGTTATTATTCTTTTGGCGAAAGCCGAGAGAAAAATATGGATTTCTGCCGGCTATGGATTAGAAGACAGACTAACCGCGGGAATTGGTGGAGAGATAACCCGAAACATAATTATTCCTGAGTTCAAAGCTGGAAGTTATTACAATGGTTTAGACAAAGGGACAGACGCACTTTTTGATGTTTTTAAAGGCAAATACAAAGGTGAACGCAAGCAATCTAAAAAAGATGGAGGCTTTCCAATTCTTCCCATCATCATTATCATTATTGTCATTATAATCATTATTTCTAAAAGCAAAAATAATGGTGGAAACTCTGGCTCTAGCGGTGGTGGAATGAGCCTTACTGATATCATTTTGCTAAGTAGCCTCGGAAGAAGTTCCGGCGGTGGATTTGGCGGCGGTGGAGGCAGCTTCGGCGGTGGCGGTGGCGGCGGATTCGGTGGTGGATTTGGCGGTGGCGGATTTTCCGGTGGTGGTTCTGGTGGAAGCTGGTAA
- the leuB gene encoding 3-isopropylmalate dehydrogenase, translating to MKLKIAVLPGDGIGPEVTKQAVAILKVIGEVYHHSFEFEEALVGAIAIDKTNDPLPEATLELCKKSDAVLFGAIGDPKYDNNPDAKVRPEQGLLKLRKELGLFANIRPIKAFDSLIEKSPLKTSIIEGTNMVIYRELTGGIYFGERKLSDDGTTASDLCEYSQFEIERIAHLAFKAAQTRNKRVTLVDKANVLETSRLWRRVVTQLAKEYPDVTLDFLFVDNAAMQMILNPRQFDVILTENMFGDIISDEGSVIGGSIGLLASASVGNENALFEPIHGSYPQAKGKNIANPIAAILCAAMLLEHFGLKEEAKAIHKAVEQSLENNIVTPDLNSVRSFGTDYVGSVIANYILNTDDSNYVNYENIRIGKSIII from the coding sequence ATGAAATTGAAAATAGCTGTTTTACCAGGAGATGGAATAGGTCCGGAAGTAACGAAGCAGGCTGTGGCAATCTTAAAAGTGATTGGAGAAGTTTACCATCACAGTTTTGAGTTTGAGGAAGCTTTAGTTGGTGCAATCGCTATCGATAAAACGAATGATCCTTTACCGGAAGCTACATTAGAACTTTGTAAAAAATCAGATGCCGTACTTTTTGGCGCTATTGGCGATCCAAAATACGATAATAATCCAGATGCAAAAGTGCGTCCGGAACAAGGATTATTAAAGTTGAGAAAAGAATTGGGTTTGTTTGCCAACATAAGACCAATCAAAGCTTTTGATTCGCTTATAGAAAAATCTCCTTTGAAAACTTCAATCATAGAAGGAACAAATATGGTTATTTATAGGGAGCTTACGGGTGGAATTTATTTTGGCGAAAGGAAGTTAAGCGATGATGGAACAACAGCTTCTGATTTATGTGAATATTCACAATTTGAAATTGAGCGCATTGCTCATTTGGCTTTTAAAGCAGCGCAGACTAGAAATAAAAGAGTTACTCTAGTTGATAAAGCGAATGTTTTAGAAACGTCAAGATTGTGGAGAAGAGTCGTCACTCAATTGGCTAAAGAATATCCTGATGTTACTTTGGATTTCCTTTTTGTTGATAACGCAGCGATGCAAATGATTCTTAACCCAAGACAGTTTGATGTTATTCTTACCGAAAATATGTTTGGCGATATCATTTCAGATGAAGGTAGCGTAATTGGTGGTTCGATTGGATTGTTAGCTTCGGCATCAGTTGGAAATGAGAATGCATTATTTGAACCAATTCACGGTTCATATCCTCAGGCCAAAGGGAAAAACATTGCCAATCCTATTGCTGCAATTTTGTGTGCAGCGATGTTGTTAGAACATTTTGGCTTAAAAGAAGAAGCAAAAGCCATACATAAAGCAGTCGAACAATCGTTAGAAAACAACATCGTTACACCCGATTTAAATTCGGTGAGAAGCTTCGGAACGGACTATGTGGGAAGTGTTATAGCAAATTATATCCTAAATACGGATGATAGTAATTATGTTAATTATGAAAATATCCGAATTGGAAAATCGATAATTATTTAA
- the leuD gene encoding 3-isopropylmalate dehydratase small subunit, whose protein sequence is MEKFIQLKSTAVPLPIENIDTDQIIPARFLKVTDKIGFGNHLFKDWRFDETNQPIPTFALNDATYAGSILVAGDNFGCGSSREHAAWALTDYGFKVIVSSYFADIFKGNALNNGLLPIVVSSDFLAIILKKIQAEPKTNLIVDLENQTISIENTNYIESFEIDSYKKICMINGYDDIDFLVNNKNAIEAFEKASLQIITTI, encoded by the coding sequence ATGGAAAAGTTTATACAACTAAAATCAACAGCGGTTCCATTACCAATTGAGAATATTGACACGGATCAAATCATCCCTGCACGGTTTTTAAAAGTTACCGATAAAATAGGGTTTGGAAATCATTTGTTTAAAGATTGGCGTTTTGATGAGACGAACCAACCTATTCCTACTTTTGCTTTGAATGATGCTACTTATGCCGGAAGTATTTTGGTAGCCGGAGATAATTTTGGCTGTGGAAGCAGCCGGGAACATGCCGCATGGGCGCTAACCGATTATGGGTTTAAAGTAATTGTATCCAGTTATTTTGCGGATATTTTTAAAGGAAACGCACTCAATAACGGATTGTTGCCAATTGTTGTTTCCTCTGATTTTTTGGCAATTATTTTAAAAAAAATACAAGCTGAACCAAAGACAAATTTGATTGTCGATTTAGAAAACCAAACCATTTCAATAGAAAACACTAACTATATCGAGTCTTTTGAAATTGATTCTTATAAAAAAATATGCATGATTAATGGCTATGATGATATTGATTTTTTAGTGAATAATAAAAACGCTATTGAAGCATTTGAAAAAGCCAGTTTGCAAATAATAACTACTATATAA
- the leuC gene encoding 3-isopropylmalate dehydratase large subunit: MEKKTLFDKVWDSHVVLEVPNGPQILYIDQHLIHEVTSPQAFAELEERSIPVFRPQQIVATADHNVATKNQHLPIVDDLARNQVEMLTKNCAKNGITLYGLGHQYQGIVHVIAPELGITQPGMTLVCGDSHTSTHGAFGSIAFGIGTSQVAQVFASQCLLLNKPKSLRVNVNGKLAKNVSPKDVILYVISKIGTNSGTGYFCEYAGNVFREMSMEGRMTVCNMSIEMGARGGMIAPDETTFDYIKGRKFAPVGEELIQKIEYWKTLTSDDDAIFDKEYHFDAEDIAPMITYGTNPGMGIKITDTIPVVEDASFDKSLDYMGFKKGESLINKPINYVFIGSCTNSRIEDFRAVAQYIKGKQKASNVNALIVPGSQQVAKQIQEEGLTAVFEAAGFEIRQPGCSACLAMNDDKVPAGEYCVSTSNRNFEGRQGQGARTLLASPLVAAATAIEGKIIDITKQLN, from the coding sequence ATGGAAAAGAAAACATTATTTGATAAAGTTTGGGATAGCCATGTGGTATTAGAAGTACCAAATGGTCCACAAATATTATATATCGATCAGCATTTAATTCACGAAGTAACAAGTCCACAGGCTTTCGCCGAATTAGAGGAACGCTCCATTCCGGTTTTTCGTCCACAACAAATTGTGGCTACCGCAGATCATAATGTGGCAACAAAAAATCAGCACCTGCCTATAGTAGATGATTTGGCCAGAAACCAAGTCGAAATGCTTACTAAAAATTGCGCCAAAAACGGAATCACATTATACGGTTTAGGTCATCAATATCAGGGAATTGTTCATGTCATTGCGCCTGAACTTGGAATTACGCAACCCGGAATGACTTTGGTTTGTGGTGATAGCCACACGTCAACTCACGGTGCGTTTGGCAGTATTGCTTTTGGAATAGGAACCAGTCAGGTTGCTCAGGTTTTTGCAAGTCAATGTTTGTTACTTAATAAACCTAAAAGTCTGCGTGTTAATGTCAATGGAAAATTAGCCAAAAATGTATCGCCAAAAGATGTGATTTTGTATGTTATTTCTAAAATCGGAACCAACTCGGGAACAGGATATTTTTGTGAATATGCCGGAAATGTTTTCCGCGAAATGAGCATGGAAGGTCGAATGACGGTTTGCAATATGAGTATTGAAATGGGAGCAAGAGGCGGAATGATTGCTCCGGACGAAACCACTTTTGACTATATCAAAGGAAGAAAATTTGCTCCGGTTGGAGAAGAATTAATTCAAAAAATAGAATATTGGAAGACATTGACATCTGACGACGATGCCATTTTTGATAAAGAATATCATTTTGATGCGGAAGACATTGCCCCAATGATTACGTATGGTACAAATCCTGGTATGGGAATTAAAATCACCGATACAATTCCTGTTGTTGAAGATGCTTCTTTTGATAAATCTTTAGACTATATGGGCTTTAAAAAAGGAGAAAGCCTAATCAATAAACCCATAAATTATGTTTTTATAGGCAGTTGTACCAATTCCAGAATTGAAGATTTTAGAGCGGTTGCCCAATATATTAAAGGAAAACAAAAAGCTTCCAATGTCAATGCGTTAATAGTTCCGGGCTCACAACAAGTGGCGAAACAAATTCAGGAAGAAGGTTTGACTGCGGTTTTTGAAGCTGCCGGTTTTGAGATCCGTCAACCGGGTTGTTCAGCTTGTCTGGCTATGAATGATGATAAAGTTCCTGCCGGAGAATATTGTGTTTCTACATCCAATAGAAATTTTGAAGGAAGACAAGGGCAGGGAGCAAGAACACTTTTAGCAAGTCCGTTAGTAGCTGCAGCAACAGCCATTGAAGGAAAAATTATTGACATTACAAAACAATTAAATTAA
- a CDS encoding 2-isopropylmalate synthase gives MENQKIQIFDTTLRDGEQVPGCKLNTEQKLIIAQRLDELGVDVIEAGFPISSPGDFNSVEAISKTVKNATVCALTRAVKEDIDAAARAIQFAKKPRIHTGIGTSESHIKYKFNASQDEIINRAAEAVYYAKSFVDDVEFYAEDAGRTDNAFLAKICSEAIKAGATVLNIPDTTGYCLPDEYGAKIKYLKENVIGIENAILSCHCHNDLGLATANSIAGVINGARQIECTINGIGERAGNTSLEEVVMILRQHPRLGLDTNINSKLLNSTSQMVSDHMGMLVQPNKAIVGSNAFSHSSGIHQDGMIKNKSTYEIIDPREVGVTDSSIILTARSGRAALAYRAKKIGYELTKLQLDVVYVEFVKLADRKKEIIDHDVHQIIQNSNIGILV, from the coding sequence ATGGAAAATCAAAAAATTCAAATATTTGACACCACATTGCGTGACGGAGAGCAAGTGCCTGGCTGTAAATTAAATACAGAACAGAAGTTAATAATTGCACAACGTTTGGATGAATTAGGTGTAGATGTTATTGAAGCTGGTTTTCCTATATCAAGTCCAGGTGATTTTAATTCGGTAGAAGCCATTTCAAAAACGGTTAAAAATGCCACAGTTTGTGCTTTAACACGTGCCGTCAAAGAAGACATTGATGCTGCAGCTCGAGCCATTCAATTTGCCAAAAAACCCAGAATTCATACTGGAATTGGGACTTCCGAATCGCATATCAAATATAAATTCAATGCATCGCAGGACGAAATAATTAATCGCGCCGCTGAAGCGGTTTATTATGCAAAATCATTTGTTGATGATGTCGAGTTTTATGCAGAAGATGCCGGAAGAACTGATAATGCTTTTTTAGCCAAAATATGTAGTGAAGCCATTAAAGCCGGAGCAACAGTATTAAATATTCCTGACACAACAGGATATTGCCTTCCGGACGAATATGGCGCAAAAATAAAATATCTTAAAGAAAATGTCATCGGAATTGAAAATGCTATTCTTTCCTGTCATTGTCATAATGATTTAGGTTTGGCTACGGCAAATTCAATTGCAGGAGTCATAAATGGTGCGCGACAAATTGAATGTACCATCAACGGAATAGGTGAAAGAGCCGGAAACACATCACTCGAGGAGGTTGTCATGATTTTAAGACAGCATCCTCGTTTGGGTTTAGATACGAACATCAATTCTAAATTATTGAATAGTACGAGTCAAATGGTTTCCGATCATATGGGAATGTTGGTGCAGCCAAACAAAGCCATTGTAGGTTCAAATGCTTTTTCTCATAGCTCCGGAATTCATCAGGATGGAATGATTAAAAACAAATCAACTTATGAAATAATCGACCCAAGAGAAGTTGGTGTTACAGATTCTTCAATTATACTTACGGCACGTAGTGGTAGAGCTGCATTGGCCTATCGTGCCAAAAAAATCGGATATGAACTTACCAAACTTCAATTGGATGTTGTCTATGTGGAATTTGTAAAATTAGCCGACAGAAAAAAAGAAATCATAGATCACGATGTGCATCAAATTATTCAAAATAGTAACATCGGTATTTTAGTATAA
- a CDS encoding outer membrane beta-barrel protein yields MPKSLALICFILISTFAFAQKTISLKGKVIDETTKLPIESATVYLSSVKDSAVVDYTITNKLGNFDFKIKKIAQPIVLKVSYVSYRETKIRLESVSEDKDFGTIEIKESTNQLDEVVIKNETPPIRIKKDTLEFNASSFKLRPDANVETLLKQLPGVEIDAEGKITVNGKEVNQILVNGKPFFDKDGKIALQNLPSDIINKVQVTDTKTKKEEITGQAASSNNASINLTIDEDKNKGFFGKFMAGAGTDKRYESSALVNYFKDKQKISVLASSNNINATGFSMDEIFDNMGGSRNNSFYTSSDGSFGLNGMTFGGNKGITHSNLVGINYSDELAKDFESTASYFFASADTKNKNKTNQINFLPDGNFTTNSISDTKENKYSHNLNTELEYKIDSTASIVVVPKFAKSNNRSTKNAHEESVDEANQLLNESSSFVTNENDISSFNNAIDFNKSFRRKGRNISASIQNENRKTEIDNLTNSSTIFYQGTAPDDIRNQIKNTRNIADKYSVGVQYNEPILDSLSINVSLDVEREKKLESRKAFDFDSTLGTYTVENDVLSNYLTSNRNTIWAKSGFTISKKKYNLNVRLGQEITRFDNHSQYLGNVVDLKKDYILPVADIYGGYNFTKSMGIWVNYNYSVYYPEASQILPVENLANPLNTYIGNPNLDPNKSHQGYFSFRDYDYATRSGYSIYMGGSLYDNQIVSSTTYDENRRRTTTYENISGTYESWFGFHWSKTIKKGVHSFKFGGGFNAGYDLIKGYANAELYEAKVFDITPRVNFTYDYGELFSINPSYRYTVNDTKYSNYVVSSASSFVHKFNMQVTNYWPKNWVFGNDFGYTYNSNIADGFKKDFYLWNTSLAYSFYNKKFTVKVKVYDLLNQNQNATRTITPTTIRDEENIVLKRYAMFSLTYKIEKFAGKEKKSSGRFNW; encoded by the coding sequence ATGCCAAAATCTCTCGCCCTAATCTGCTTTATTCTTATAAGCACCTTTGCGTTCGCCCAAAAAACAATTTCCTTAAAAGGAAAAGTAATCGATGAAACCACAAAACTACCCATTGAATCTGCTACCGTTTATCTTTCTTCTGTCAAAGATTCCGCCGTTGTAGATTATACCATTACCAACAAACTCGGAAATTTCGATTTTAAGATTAAGAAAATTGCTCAGCCAATTGTTCTGAAAGTTTCTTATGTGAGTTATCGTGAAACTAAAATTCGATTGGAATCCGTTTCTGAAGATAAAGATTTTGGCACTATTGAAATAAAAGAATCCACAAATCAGTTGGATGAAGTTGTTATTAAAAATGAAACGCCACCAATCAGGATAAAGAAAGATACATTAGAGTTTAACGCTTCTTCGTTTAAACTGCGTCCCGATGCCAACGTAGAAACCTTACTAAAACAGTTGCCCGGAGTCGAAATTGATGCCGAAGGAAAAATTACGGTCAACGGAAAGGAAGTAAATCAGATTTTAGTAAATGGCAAACCATTTTTTGACAAAGACGGAAAGATAGCATTGCAAAATCTGCCTTCGGATATTATTAATAAAGTGCAGGTTACGGATACCAAAACCAAAAAAGAAGAAATCACTGGGCAGGCAGCAAGCTCCAACAATGCCAGCATTAACCTGACAATTGATGAAGATAAGAATAAAGGTTTCTTTGGTAAATTCATGGCTGGTGCCGGAACTGACAAGCGATACGAAAGCAGTGCACTCGTCAATTATTTTAAGGATAAGCAGAAAATAAGTGTTTTGGCTTCGTCTAATAATATCAATGCGACGGGTTTTTCTATGGATGAGATTTTTGACAATATGGGTGGAAGCAGGAATAATTCTTTCTACACCAGCTCCGATGGTTCGTTTGGATTGAACGGAATGACCTTTGGTGGGAATAAAGGAATCACGCATTCGAATCTTGTTGGGATAAATTATTCAGATGAATTGGCTAAAGATTTTGAATCAACCGCAAGTTACTTTTTTGCCAGTGCCGATACCAAAAACAAGAATAAAACCAATCAAATCAACTTTTTACCCGACGGGAATTTCACGACGAATTCTATTTCGGATACTAAAGAAAACAAGTACAGCCATAATCTCAACACGGAATTAGAATATAAAATTGATTCTACCGCTTCCATTGTGGTTGTTCCAAAGTTTGCCAAATCAAATAACCGGTCAACCAAAAATGCTCATGAAGAATCGGTTGATGAAGCCAATCAACTACTGAACGAAAGCTCTTCATTTGTAACCAATGAAAATGACATCAGTAGTTTTAATAATGCAATTGATTTCAATAAATCGTTCCGCAGAAAAGGCAGAAACATAAGTGCTTCGATTCAAAATGAAAACAGAAAAACGGAAATAGACAATTTAACGAATTCGAGTACCATTTTTTATCAGGGAACAGCGCCTGATGATATTCGGAACCAAATTAAAAACACCAGGAATATAGCGGATAAATATTCCGTGGGCGTTCAGTATAATGAGCCAATTCTTGATTCGCTTAGCATAAATGTAAGTCTTGATGTGGAACGTGAAAAAAAGCTTGAAAGCAGAAAAGCATTCGATTTCGATTCGACTTTGGGAACTTACACGGTTGAGAATGATGTTTTGTCAAACTATCTGACATCAAACAGAAACACCATTTGGGCCAAATCAGGTTTTACTATTTCAAAAAAGAAATACAATTTAAATGTAAGACTGGGTCAGGAGATTACAAGGTTTGATAACCATTCGCAATATCTTGGAAACGTTGTTGATTTGAAAAAGGATTATATTCTACCTGTAGCCGATATTTATGGGGGCTATAATTTCACAAAGTCAATGGGAATCTGGGTAAATTACAATTACAGTGTTTATTATCCCGAAGCCAGCCAGATTTTACCGGTTGAAAATTTAGCCAATCCATTGAATACTTATATAGGAAACCCAAATCTGGATCCAAATAAAAGCCATCAGGGTTATTTTAGTTTCAGAGATTATGATTATGCTACACGTTCGGGTTACAGCATTTATATGGGAGGAAGTTTATATGATAATCAAATTGTCTCTTCAACGACTTATGATGAAAACAGAAGAAGAACCACAACTTATGAAAACATTTCAGGAACGTATGAAAGCTGGTTTGGTTTTCACTGGAGTAAGACAATCAAAAAAGGCGTGCATAGTTTTAAATTTGGAGGAGGATTTAATGCAGGTTACGATTTAATAAAAGGCTATGCTAATGCCGAATTGTATGAAGCAAAGGTTTTTGACATAACGCCAAGAGTGAATTTTACCTACGATTATGGCGAATTGTTTTCTATAAACCCATCGTACAGATATACCGTTAATGATACCAAATATTCGAATTATGTAGTAAGTTCGGCTTCAAGTTTTGTGCATAAATTTAATATGCAGGTCACCAATTACTGGCCTAAAAACTGGGTATTCGGAAATGATTTTGGATATACTTACAATTCAAATATAGCGGATGGTTTCAAGAAAGATTTCTATTTGTGGAATACGAGTTTGGCGTACAGCTTTTACAATAAAAAATTTACTGTGAAAGTTAAAGTATATGATTTGCTGAATCAAAATCAAAATGCGACAAGAACAATTACGCCAACAACAATTAGAGACGAAGAGAACATCGTTTTAAAGCGTTACGCGATGTTTTCACTGACGTATAAAATTGAGAAATTCGCAGGAAAAGAAAAGAAATCAAGCGGAAGATTCAATTGGTAA